Proteins from a single region of Verrucomicrobiia bacterium:
- a CDS encoding galactokinase family protein has product MRRPFDVKTVFKRAFGYTPPRVINVPGHVELLGNGDVFNRGMVLSLAVDQYCSIAASPRTDGRVEVVSSACPEKREKFWISDFAPNPDTPWANPLKGVLAQLRKRNVHFGGFTAAFHAAFPPGLDLGVNAGLAVSTALMVRALYPYRLTEGGSARPPQRDRAGELPPLAAKERLYAARMCQAAVATFAPEADDVLIGALTALQGREFHAMQVDLLHATTEALPLIGEFCVILCDAGPSDAKRGDVKELRESCESAAKKLHAKSLRSIEPRYLSRNKALLTEREHACAYHVVGENTRVAFTDRALREDDLGQLGFYLNQSHESARDFYQTTTPDQNLLMELARDIPTCMGARATGGHWGTMTVNLVSWSHTDEFMKTMRARFQEKTGRALNVVRCKVVDGAEMPKRRTVLF; this is encoded by the coding sequence ATGCGCCGCCCGTTCGATGTCAAAACGGTCTTCAAGCGCGCTTTCGGATACACTCCGCCGCGAGTCATCAATGTCCCTGGCCATGTAGAACTGCTGGGTAACGGAGATGTCTTCAATCGCGGCATGGTCCTTTCCCTTGCGGTGGACCAGTATTGCTCGATCGCCGCATCTCCTCGTACGGACGGCCGTGTAGAGGTTGTTTCCTCCGCTTGTCCAGAGAAGCGTGAGAAATTTTGGATCAGCGATTTCGCTCCTAATCCTGATACGCCTTGGGCTAATCCGTTAAAAGGCGTGCTGGCCCAACTGCGGAAACGCAACGTCCACTTCGGCGGTTTCACAGCGGCTTTTCATGCTGCGTTTCCTCCGGGACTCGACCTCGGTGTGAATGCGGGACTCGCGGTTTCCACTGCGTTGATGGTTCGTGCGCTCTATCCCTATCGTTTGACAGAAGGCGGCAGTGCACGCCCACCGCAACGCGATCGCGCCGGTGAACTCCCGCCGCTCGCTGCCAAAGAACGCCTTTACGCTGCACGCATGTGCCAGGCTGCCGTTGCTACATTTGCACCAGAAGCGGATGATGTGCTGATCGGTGCGTTGACTGCTCTGCAAGGCCGCGAATTTCACGCCATGCAGGTCGATCTCCTGCACGCGACCACCGAGGCATTGCCGTTGATCGGCGAATTCTGCGTTATCCTTTGTGATGCGGGTCCATCCGATGCTAAACGCGGCGATGTGAAGGAACTGCGCGAGTCATGCGAATCCGCTGCCAAGAAACTGCACGCGAAGTCACTTCGTTCCATCGAGCCGCGTTACCTCTCACGAAACAAAGCGCTGCTCACTGAGCGTGAACATGCCTGCGCCTATCATGTGGTGGGTGAGAACACGCGCGTGGCCTTTACCGATCGTGCCTTACGTGAGGATGACCTGGGCCAGCTTGGCTTCTATCTCAATCAGAGCCATGAGAGCGCGCGTGATTTCTACCAAACCACCACGCCCGATCAGAATCTGCTCATGGAACTCGCGCGAGACATTCCTACCTGCATGGGCGCACGTGCAACGGGTGGCCATTGGGGCACCATGACTGTGAACCTTGTCTCCTGGTCACACACAGATGAATTCATGAAAACCATGCGCGCGCGTTTTCAAGAAAAGACCGGCCGTGCCCTGAATGTGGTCCGCTGCAAAGTCGTAGACGGCGCTGAGATGCCCAAACGACGCACAGTGCTGTTCTAG
- a CDS encoding 4a-hydroxytetrahydrobiopterin dehydratase, translating to MAKLTADQIKEALVKVPSWQRDGPAIRRTFANKDFKASIKFVNAVAKVADAADHHPDIEIQWDKVSLRLTTHSSGGLTAKDFELAARLDKLVK from the coding sequence ATGGCAAAACTCACGGCTGACCAGATCAAAGAAGCGCTGGTGAAGGTTCCTTCTTGGCAACGGGATGGTCCCGCCATCCGCAGGACTTTCGCGAACAAGGATTTCAAAGCGTCCATCAAGTTCGTGAATGCCGTGGCCAAGGTGGCTGACGCTGCCGATCACCATCCGGATATCGAAATCCAGTGGGACAAGGTCAGTCTTCGTCTCACCACGCATTCCAGCGGCGGATTGACGGCGAAAGATTTCGAGCTCGCCGCCCGGCTCGACAAGCTCGTCAAATAA
- a CDS encoding S8 family serine peptidase, producing MKSRKGWRPINRLVTLLFTSSLLTVAQAAENWQFREPRETRYVSDATPMGLQGPAAATLEVYPEDNPAYRIEVTKGVVLRVRQAGKINEVLTKSSLVRVRQIDDRTLVLEAADAWTAAREAARLATLPEVEVAAPVFRRPMALHGPYAARSNDTFMPNQWHLENRDAEGDSGGADINIRAAWPLAKGAGVTISVVDEGVETAHPDLAGRTSGAPHRNFHVDTNNGDPMNLNLNFHGTAVAGLISADTDNSLGVAGAAPLAKLASWVIFNGSGAIADDGQLAAMFNYVPDQVYVQNHSWGGLANLLIEPSFVEALALSDATTAGRDGKGVVMVRAAGNHRLSNGNVNDDAYASSPDAIAVGAVRLDGRAASYGSRGASILVSAPGGDTDLKLMTTDLTGTKGYNQFSFTADQNNYAFGSAGFSGTSAATPQVSGIVALMLSANPELKVRDVQHILVQSARHINFADPAIQTNGAGFTTSDNVGFGIVDAGVAVKLAQSWSNQPPRTTVTRPPYIGGVAIPETATRLNILGPNVPVEIASIQAYPTDDGPRVDKPMTALPIVYVGYATNVVTEDVQGKIALIQRGPGRDSANPALTFNSKINRAAAAGAKFAVIFSDSNVVEQVYADVEFTSPIPAVYINREPGLALTNYLFNNPSATALLQVEQGTLTFTVPDQLVCEHVAIKLMMDDLNQTVRLRRSDLRITLTSPSGTISVLQAVNNSSSIGPVEWTYRTVQNFYEPSKGNWTLQITDEISEDTGLLTYAELIINGIPITDSDADGLDDGWEMTHFGNLAQRAKDDTDGDGWQNAREQVRGTDPTVNDEAFAINVSPWNANLLRLSWEGAAGTTYTARKFTGTAFTPTVLTNITGKFPVTELFLPYANTNSGFIMLERPAP from the coding sequence ATGAAAAGTCGTAAAGGTTGGAGGCCGATAAACCGCCTCGTCACGTTGCTGTTCACCAGCAGTTTGCTGACCGTTGCCCAAGCAGCGGAGAACTGGCAATTCCGCGAGCCTCGCGAGACCCGTTATGTGAGCGACGCCACACCGATGGGACTGCAAGGGCCGGCCGCGGCTACTTTGGAAGTGTATCCGGAGGATAATCCCGCCTATCGCATTGAAGTGACCAAGGGTGTGGTCCTGCGCGTCCGTCAGGCTGGGAAGATCAACGAAGTCCTGACGAAGAGCTCCTTGGTACGGGTTCGCCAGATAGATGATCGCACTTTAGTGCTGGAAGCTGCGGATGCCTGGACCGCTGCCCGTGAAGCCGCCCGTCTGGCCACTCTGCCGGAGGTGGAGGTAGCAGCACCCGTCTTCCGTCGTCCGATGGCCTTGCATGGCCCTTACGCCGCCCGCTCGAACGATACCTTCATGCCGAATCAATGGCATCTGGAGAATCGCGATGCTGAAGGCGACTCCGGTGGAGCGGATATCAACATCCGTGCTGCCTGGCCACTGGCCAAAGGTGCCGGGGTAACGATATCTGTGGTGGATGAAGGCGTGGAGACGGCACATCCCGATCTGGCCGGGCGCACCTCCGGGGCACCACACCGGAACTTTCATGTGGATACGAATAACGGCGATCCCATGAATCTGAACTTAAATTTTCATGGCACAGCGGTCGCCGGTTTGATCTCAGCGGATACGGATAACAGCCTCGGTGTGGCAGGTGCCGCACCTTTGGCAAAGCTCGCGAGTTGGGTCATCTTCAATGGCAGCGGTGCCATCGCGGACGATGGCCAGCTAGCGGCGATGTTCAACTACGTCCCCGATCAGGTGTATGTCCAGAATCATAGCTGGGGCGGGTTGGCCAACTTGCTGATTGAACCGTCATTTGTTGAAGCCCTGGCCCTTAGTGATGCGACCACCGCCGGGCGTGATGGCAAGGGTGTGGTGATGGTGCGTGCGGCGGGAAATCATCGCCTTTCAAATGGCAACGTGAACGATGATGCCTACGCTTCCTCGCCGGATGCGATCGCCGTGGGAGCGGTCCGTCTTGATGGGCGGGCAGCCAGCTATGGCAGCCGTGGAGCGAGCATTCTGGTGAGTGCTCCCGGTGGAGATACGGACCTGAAGCTGATGACTACCGATCTCACCGGGACCAAAGGGTATAACCAGTTTTCATTCACTGCCGATCAGAACAATTATGCCTTCGGCAGTGCCGGTTTTTCCGGAACTTCTGCCGCCACTCCGCAAGTGAGCGGCATCGTGGCGTTGATGCTTTCCGCCAATCCAGAGCTTAAAGTTCGCGATGTTCAGCACATCCTGGTGCAGTCTGCGCGGCACATCAACTTCGCTGACCCCGCCATTCAGACGAATGGCGCAGGCTTCACCACGAGCGATAATGTAGGCTTTGGCATTGTGGATGCGGGTGTGGCGGTGAAACTTGCCCAATCATGGTCAAACCAGCCGCCACGCACCACCGTGACGCGTCCTCCCTACATCGGTGGAGTGGCCATTCCTGAGACGGCTACGCGGCTGAATATACTGGGGCCAAATGTGCCGGTTGAGATTGCCTCTATACAAGCATATCCCACTGATGATGGTCCCCGGGTGGATAAACCGATGACAGCCTTGCCGATAGTTTATGTCGGTTACGCAACTAATGTTGTCACTGAGGATGTTCAGGGAAAAATCGCATTGATTCAACGTGGTCCTGGCCGCGATTCTGCTAATCCGGCGTTGACCTTTAATAGTAAAATAAACCGTGCTGCTGCGGCTGGTGCGAAATTCGCCGTTATTTTCAGTGATTCAAATGTGGTGGAACAAGTTTACGCAGATGTGGAGTTTACTTCGCCGATACCGGCAGTTTATATCAATCGTGAGCCAGGTTTGGCTTTGACTAACTATCTTTTCAACAATCCGTCAGCGACGGCTTTGTTGCAGGTTGAGCAGGGAACGCTGACCTTCACTGTGCCTGATCAATTGGTCTGCGAACATGTGGCCATCAAACTCATGATGGATGACCTGAACCAAACTGTGCGGTTGCGCCGGTCTGATTTGCGCATCACGCTCACATCCCCTTCTGGCACCATCAGTGTTTTGCAGGCGGTGAACAATTCTTCCAGTATCGGGCCGGTGGAGTGGACATATCGGACAGTGCAGAACTTTTATGAGCCATCCAAGGGGAATTGGACGCTTCAGATCACGGATGAAATCAGTGAAGACACAGGCCTGCTGACCTATGCGGAACTCATCATCAACGGCATTCCCATCACTGACAGTGATGCTGATGGCCTGGATGATGGCTGGGAGATGACGCACTTCGGCAACCTGGCTCAAAGGGCCAAGGATGACACGGATGGCGATGGCTGGCAGAACGCCCGTGAACAGGTTCGCGGAACTGATCCTACCGTGAATGATGAGGCTTTTGCCATCAATGTTTCTCCGTGGAACGCGAACTTGCTGCGCCTGAGCTGGGAAGGTGCGGCCGGCACGACCTACACCGCCAGGAAGTTTACCGGCACGGCGTTCACCCCCACCGTGCTGACGAACATCACGGGAAAATTCCCCGTGACGGAATTGTTCCTGCCTTACGCAAATACGAACAGCGGATTTATCATGCTGGAACGGCCTGCTCCCTGA
- a CDS encoding glycosyltransferase family 39 protein, with the protein MVVKLQNWIHSMEEGGGAKVLKAVLGVLAFVAMMLLYNVREFQNLGTQEGMEQAQLARNIAQGKGFVTDVVRPLDLFVLQEHQKSEKLAVTLPQPDLANAPAYPWLLAQWMKVGRWNYEISQDGEFNRFQPDQQIAYLNQILLLVLLLVLFRVAKRLFDEQVAWFSVLVLGATDLLWKFSQSGLPNMLAALLVLIAVWFITKAELGTREGQWPLWKTFFLLLLGGAVLGLAGLTLYGLVLLILPAMVYVFHAFEQRRAVLMIALLIGFAGVLAPWVQRNMAVCGKPFGTASYAVYASSSFFPGDELERALKPDDVSVAADLGKYGVEAHWEKLTGNVEKVIVTDLPRLGGTWLSAFFLASLLLPFTRPALVKLRLWVVLSVVTLIAVQALARTNASSVSPEVNGENLLMVLVPLIVMFGAGMFNVLADQLKPVFDPGRGVITGGFIFIFSLPLLLNLLTPRYSAWVYPPFHPPVIQQASAWLKQDEWMVSDMPAAVAWYGQRTGLLIPRDFTEEFTAINQAKPLNALYLTSISLDRKLLTEMSGKQAEPWSEFGLNTVIKGELPDGFPLKHAYADWFPYQLYLSDKQRW; encoded by the coding sequence ATGGTCGTAAAATTACAAAACTGGATTCATAGCATGGAAGAAGGTGGTGGCGCGAAGGTGCTCAAGGCGGTGCTGGGTGTGCTGGCGTTCGTGGCGATGATGCTGCTCTACAATGTGCGTGAGTTCCAAAATCTCGGCACGCAAGAGGGCATGGAGCAGGCGCAGCTCGCACGGAATATCGCGCAGGGCAAAGGCTTCGTGACGGATGTAGTGCGACCGCTCGATCTCTTCGTGCTGCAAGAGCATCAGAAAAGCGAGAAGCTCGCGGTCACACTGCCACAACCCGATCTGGCCAATGCCCCGGCGTATCCGTGGCTGCTCGCGCAGTGGATGAAGGTGGGGCGATGGAATTACGAGATCAGCCAGGATGGGGAGTTCAATCGTTTCCAGCCGGACCAACAGATCGCGTATCTGAACCAGATATTGTTATTGGTGCTGTTACTCGTGCTCTTTCGTGTGGCGAAAAGATTGTTCGATGAGCAGGTTGCGTGGTTTTCTGTCTTGGTGCTGGGCGCTACGGATCTCTTGTGGAAGTTTTCACAATCGGGTTTGCCGAACATGCTGGCGGCGTTGCTGGTATTGATCGCGGTGTGGTTTATCACGAAGGCGGAACTGGGAACACGGGAAGGCCAATGGCCGTTGTGGAAAACATTTTTCCTGCTGCTCCTCGGCGGTGCCGTGCTGGGGCTGGCGGGGTTGACACTGTATGGTCTGGTGCTTCTGATATTACCCGCGATGGTGTATGTGTTCCATGCGTTTGAGCAGAGGCGGGCGGTGTTGATGATCGCGTTGTTGATCGGGTTCGCCGGTGTGCTGGCACCTTGGGTGCAGCGAAATATGGCTGTCTGCGGCAAGCCTTTTGGCACGGCGAGCTATGCGGTGTATGCGTCTTCATCATTTTTTCCGGGAGACGAGCTGGAACGCGCCTTGAAACCGGACGACGTGAGTGTGGCGGCTGACTTGGGCAAGTACGGTGTGGAAGCACACTGGGAAAAACTGACTGGTAACGTGGAGAAGGTGATCGTGACCGATCTGCCACGCTTGGGCGGCACCTGGTTGAGCGCGTTCTTCCTTGCAAGTTTGTTGCTGCCTTTCACGCGGCCGGCCTTGGTGAAACTGCGGTTATGGGTGGTTTTGAGTGTGGTCACATTGATTGCAGTGCAGGCCTTGGCTCGTACGAATGCGAGCAGTGTTTCTCCGGAGGTGAATGGAGAGAATTTGCTGATGGTGCTTGTGCCGCTCATCGTGATGTTTGGCGCGGGGATGTTCAATGTGCTGGCGGACCAGTTGAAGCCGGTCTTCGATCCCGGCCGCGGTGTCATCACGGGCGGGTTCATCTTCATCTTTAGTCTGCCGCTGCTGTTGAATCTGCTCACGCCGCGTTACAGCGCATGGGTGTACCCGCCGTTTCATCCGCCGGTGATCCAGCAGGCGTCGGCATGGTTGAAGCAGGATGAATGGATGGTGAGCGACATGCCGGCGGCCGTGGCTTGGTATGGGCAGCGGACGGGTTTGCTGATTCCGCGGGATTTCACTGAAGAGTTCACGGCGATCAATCAAGCTAAGCCCCTGAACGCGCTGTATCTCACGTCTATCTCCCTGGATCGCAAGTTGTTGACGGAGATGTCGGGTAAACAGGCGGAACCTTGGTCGGAGTTTGGCTTGAACACGGTGATAAAGGGGGAGCTGCCGGACGGCTTCCCGCTGAAGCATGCATATGCCGACTGGTTCCCGTATCAGCTTTATTTGTCGGACAAACAGAGGTGGTAA
- a CDS encoding sigma-54 dependent transcriptional regulator, whose amino-acid sequence MVKATVLIVDDEKPTREGLRAALEDRFDVYVAEDASAAMRLLEEEHFDVLLTDLRLPQEDGMKLIARAKSLPKPPVCILMTAYGSEEVAVEAMKRGADDYIAKGRMQIDELEMRIARALRQQNLEAENISLRQQLDHKYKLEHIIGEAPVMKEILETVRQVAPSKATVLILGESGTGKELIAKAIHQLSTRARGPLVTVHCAALPTNLLESELFGHEKGAFTGAHERRIGRFEQAQGGTLFLDEIGEIDATIQVKLLRFLGERTFERVGSNKTQTADVRLVAATNRDLYQMVKEGKFREDLYFRLTVVPITLPPLRERLADVPLLANAFLREFAKENEKRVAEIKPDALEALTHYQWPGNVRELRTALEHAVVLCRSEAISLKDLPATIRGAAGQTNTRTMPVEGKLSVKEAEKEAILRALKEADGNRSEAAKKLGISRRTLHRKLNQYHLEGY is encoded by the coding sequence ATGGTGAAAGCGACTGTTTTAATTGTGGATGATGAGAAGCCGACGCGTGAGGGGTTGCGCGCCGCGTTGGAGGATCGTTTCGATGTGTATGTGGCGGAGGATGCCAGTGCGGCGATGCGGTTATTGGAAGAAGAGCATTTCGATGTGTTGCTGACAGATCTGCGCCTGCCACAGGAGGATGGGATGAAGCTAATCGCGCGGGCGAAGTCTTTGCCCAAGCCGCCGGTGTGCATCCTGATGACGGCGTATGGTTCGGAGGAAGTCGCAGTGGAGGCGATGAAGCGCGGGGCAGATGATTACATCGCGAAGGGGCGCATGCAGATCGATGAGCTGGAGATGCGCATCGCCCGGGCTTTGCGACAACAAAACTTGGAAGCGGAGAATATCTCGCTGCGGCAGCAACTGGATCACAAATACAAGCTGGAGCATATCATCGGTGAAGCGCCGGTGATGAAGGAGATCCTTGAGACGGTGCGGCAAGTGGCGCCGTCGAAGGCAACGGTGCTCATCTTGGGCGAGAGCGGTACAGGCAAGGAACTCATCGCGAAGGCGATCCATCAGCTCAGCACACGGGCGCGCGGCCCCTTGGTCACGGTGCATTGCGCGGCGTTGCCGACGAATCTTTTGGAGAGCGAATTGTTCGGTCATGAGAAAGGCGCGTTCACGGGCGCACATGAGCGGCGCATCGGACGGTTCGAGCAAGCGCAGGGTGGCACGTTGTTCCTGGATGAGATCGGGGAGATCGATGCCACGATCCAGGTGAAGCTGCTGCGTTTTCTCGGTGAGCGCACCTTCGAGCGCGTGGGTTCCAACAAGACGCAGACGGCGGATGTGCGGCTGGTGGCGGCGACGAATCGTGATCTTTACCAGATGGTGAAGGAAGGCAAGTTCCGCGAGGACCTTTATTTCCGCCTGACGGTAGTGCCCATCACGCTGCCTCCCTTGCGCGAGCGCCTGGCGGATGTGCCGTTGCTGGCGAATGCGTTTCTGCGGGAGTTCGCGAAGGAGAACGAGAAGCGGGTGGCCGAAATCAAGCCGGATGCGTTGGAGGCGCTGACACATTACCAGTGGCCGGGGAATGTGCGTGAGCTGCGCACAGCGTTGGAACATGCGGTGGTTTTGTGTCGGAGCGAGGCGATCTCATTAAAAGATTTGCCAGCGACGATCCGGGGGGCAGCCGGACAGACAAACACGCGAACGATGCCAGTTGAGGGAAAACTCTCAGTGAAGGAGGCGGAGAAGGAGGCGATCTTGCGCGCGTTGAAGGAAGCGGATGGAAATCGCAGCGAGGCGGCGAAGAAATTGGGCATCAGCCGGAGGACGCTGCATCGGAAGCTGAACCAGTATCATTTGGAGGGATACTAA
- a CDS encoding ATP-binding protein yields MAGSNSNFLDKVLGRLGRLDAQGLQTVVERLAREQSFLETLFNAIEDGVLVVDESGQILYFNDAATRLLGLLPDTTEGQPISRILPQVDWSLIAKGDNAGGPKVMRHEFEVRYPHARFVRMYVAPLDGEKTGSSGMALILHDATEARQQTFEAIESERVQALTLLAASVAHEIGNPLNALHIHMQLIERELRKMKDGHAKQTKPKGLLRRRAAKDDTFDLSDNVERLETFVGVAKGEIARLDYIITQFLQAIRPTEPKIKPDSLNEVVTATLDLLGPELENRGIQVEQELLKPLPQAPIDAAQIKQVLVNLIKNAMQAMTRGGTLILQTGRTKDGVWVSVGDNGMGIPSDKVNKIFEPFFTTKEKGTGLGLMIVQRIVREHGGRIELESHLGEGTMFRVWLPLHEPEPLLLGAGGRGNDE; encoded by the coding sequence ATGGCAGGTTCTAATTCCAACTTTCTTGACAAGGTCCTCGGGCGTCTCGGGCGACTGGACGCGCAGGGCTTGCAGACGGTCGTTGAACGATTGGCGCGGGAACAAAGTTTCTTGGAGACGTTGTTCAATGCGATCGAGGACGGTGTGCTGGTGGTGGATGAGAGCGGACAGATTCTGTATTTCAATGATGCAGCGACGCGTTTGCTCGGCTTGTTGCCGGATACGACGGAAGGGCAGCCGATCAGCCGGATTTTGCCGCAGGTGGATTGGTCGTTAATCGCCAAAGGGGATAATGCAGGCGGGCCGAAGGTGATGCGGCATGAGTTCGAGGTGCGGTATCCGCATGCGCGTTTTGTGCGCATGTATGTGGCGCCGCTGGATGGGGAAAAGACGGGCAGTTCAGGCATGGCGCTGATCCTGCATGATGCCACGGAGGCGCGGCAGCAGACGTTTGAAGCGATCGAGAGCGAGAGGGTGCAGGCGTTGACGTTACTGGCGGCAAGCGTGGCGCATGAGATCGGGAATCCGCTGAACGCACTGCATATCCACATGCAGCTCATCGAGCGGGAGTTGCGTAAGATGAAGGATGGTCACGCGAAGCAGACAAAGCCGAAGGGGTTGCTGCGCAGGCGCGCGGCGAAGGATGACACATTTGATCTGAGCGATAATGTGGAACGGTTGGAGACATTCGTGGGTGTGGCGAAGGGTGAGATCGCGCGGCTGGATTATATCATCACTCAATTCCTGCAGGCGATCCGGCCAACGGAGCCGAAGATCAAGCCGGATTCACTGAATGAAGTGGTGACGGCAACACTGGACCTGCTGGGGCCGGAACTGGAGAATCGCGGTATCCAAGTGGAGCAGGAATTGTTGAAGCCGTTGCCGCAAGCACCGATCGATGCCGCGCAGATCAAGCAGGTGCTGGTGAATCTGATCAAGAATGCGATGCAGGCGATGACGCGTGGAGGCACACTCATCTTACAGACGGGTCGCACGAAAGATGGTGTATGGGTGAGTGTGGGGGATAACGGCATGGGCATCCCATCCGACAAGGTGAACAAGATTTTTGAACCGTTCTTCACGACTAAGGAGAAGGGGACGGGTTTGGGATTGATGATTGTGCAGCGGATCGTGCGGGAGCATGGCGGGCGGATCGAATTGGAGAGTCACCTGGGTGAAGGGACAATGTTCCGGGTGTGGTTGCCGTTGCATGAGCCGGAGCCGTTGTTGTTGGGGGCGGGAGGGCGGGGAAATGACGAATGA
- the corA gene encoding magnesium/cobalt transporter CorA: MIRSLVFTTQGRLHSKDIEMFLMPTLLADTNLFLWVDLENATAEESKLVLEDIFHFHPLSVEDCIMVSSSPKVDEYSPKEGDQFSPYLFMVIHAVDYSRKDGVFDTTELNFFLGKNYLVTFHEQPLKSIQNTVDRCVKSTVHIARAPDRVAHTLLDAIVENYKPALDELSLEIAELEDEVLQHPSQKVLNKIIHIKKEVFHLRQIIGPQREVLSRFARGEFKLIRAHLVPYYRDVYDGLYHISELAQSYTDTLTGILQVYLNMSSNQTGEVVKLLTMITLITTPMMMIGTWYGMNFDGMAELHWSHGYLMAFIITIISTIATYVYFKRKKWF; encoded by the coding sequence ATGATTCGCTCATTGGTCTTCACAACACAAGGCCGCCTGCATAGCAAGGACATCGAGATGTTCCTCATGCCCACGCTGTTGGCGGATACCAATCTGTTCTTGTGGGTGGATCTGGAGAACGCCACGGCGGAGGAGAGCAAGCTGGTGCTGGAGGATATTTTTCACTTCCATCCGCTATCGGTGGAGGACTGCATCATGGTCAGTTCCTCACCGAAGGTGGATGAGTATTCGCCAAAGGAGGGGGATCAGTTCTCACCCTATCTGTTCATGGTGATCCACGCGGTGGATTACAGCCGGAAGGACGGGGTGTTCGATACCACGGAGCTGAATTTCTTCCTCGGGAAGAATTATCTGGTGACCTTCCACGAACAGCCGCTCAAGAGCATCCAGAACACGGTGGACCGCTGTGTGAAGAGCACGGTGCATATCGCGCGCGCGCCGGACCGGGTGGCGCATACGTTGCTGGATGCGATCGTGGAGAATTACAAGCCGGCACTCGATGAGCTGTCCCTGGAGATCGCGGAATTGGAGGATGAGGTGTTGCAGCATCCGAGCCAGAAGGTGTTGAACAAGATCATCCACATCAAAAAGGAAGTGTTTCATCTGCGACAGATCATCGGACCGCAGCGCGAGGTGCTTTCGCGGTTCGCGCGCGGAGAGTTCAAGCTGATCCGGGCGCACTTGGTGCCTTACTACCGGGATGTGTATGACGGGCTGTATCACATCTCGGAACTGGCGCAGAGCTATACGGATACGCTCACGGGCATCTTGCAGGTGTATCTGAACATGTCGTCCAACCAGACCGGTGAGGTGGTGAAGCTGCTGACGATGATCACGCTGATCACGACGCCGATGATGATGATCGGGACGTGGTATGGGATGAACTTCGACGGGATGGCGGAGTTGCATTGGTCGCACGGATACTTGATGGCGTTCATCATCACGATCATCTCGACCATCGCGACGTATGTGTATTTCAAGCGGAAGAAGTGGTTTTGA